The DNA segment GCCGATCGTGAGAAGGGCGGCTTCTGGGTGGCGGCCGCCGCCGTGCTGTTCTACCCGTTGACCTGGATGGGTCGCAGCGACTACCGGGGGGCCGAACGGATTCCGGCGACGGGCCCGGCGCTGCTCGTCATGAACCACGTCTCGCACCTCGATCCGGCCGTGGACGCCGTGTTCGTCCACCGCAATCGCAGGGTGCCCCGGTTCATGGCGAAGGAGAGCCTGACCAAGATTCCCGTGTTCGGCAAGATCCTGCTCGGTTCGGGAGGTATTCCCGTATCGCGGGGTACGTCCGAGGCGGGGGACAGCCTCAAGGCCGCGCACGACACGTTGAGCGATGGCAAGATCGTCCTCATCTATCCGGAAGGGACGATCACCAAGGACCCCGACGGCTGGCTCAAACGCTCCTACACCGGCGTCGCGAGGCTGGCGCTGCAAAATGACGTGCCTGTGATTCCCGTCGCGCGGTGGGGAACCCAGAAAATTTGGAACGGCTACACCAAGAAGTTCCGGCCCTTCCCTCGCAAGACGGTCGTGCATTCCGTCGGCGAGCCCGTCGATCTTTCTGCCTACCGGGCCAAGGAGCCCACCTCCGCCGTTCTGCGCGAGGTGACCGATCTGCTGATGGCCGAAGTCCTCGCGCTGCTGGCCGAGGTCAGGGGCGAACAGCCGCCGTCGAAGCCACCGGCGACGGCCCCTCCGGCCGAACCTGGTGACCAGGACGAGAAAGCCGAGCAGGCAAAGGAAGACGGCGCCTGAGATGACTGTGCAGTCGGTCACGGTGCTCGGTGCCGGTTCATGGGGCACGACATTCGCGAAGGTGCTCGCCGACGCGGGCAGGGACGTCACGATGTGGGCGCGCCGCCCCGAGGTGGCGGCCGAAATCCGTGAGGAGCACACCAACAACGGCTATCTGCCGGGAGTCGTTCTTCCCGGGCGGGTCACGGCGACCGACGACGCGGCGCTCGCGCTGGACGGCGCGCAGGCCGTCGTGCTCGCGGTACCGAGTCAGAGCCTGCGGGCCAACCTCACCGCGTGGCGTTCGCTGTTGCCGCGCGAGGCGATACTGGTGAGCCTCGCGAAAGGGGTCGAACTCGGCACCCTCAAACGCATGAGCGAGGTCATCGGCGAGATCGCGGGTGTGCGATCCGACGACGTCGTCGTGGTGTCCGGCCCCAATCTCGCCAAGGAGATCGCGCGACAGCAGCCGGCGGCGGCGGTGTTCGCGTGCGCGGACCACGACAAGGCCGTCGCGGTGCAGCAGGCCAGTTTCAACTCCTACTTCCGGCCCTACACCAACACCGACGTCGTCGGCTGCGAGCTCGGCGGGGCTTGCAAGAACGTGATCGCGCTGAGTTGTGGCATGGCGGCTGGGCTCGGCTTCGGTGCCAACACGATGGCGACGCTGATCACGCGCGGGCTCGCGGAAACCGCGCGGCTCGGCAGCAAACTCGGCGCCGACCCGTTGACGTTCGCCGGACTGGCCGGGGTCGGCGACCTCGTGGCGACGTGCGCGTCACCGCTGTCTCGCAACAGGACCTTCGGCGAACTGCTCGGCAGGGGCGAGACGGTCGCGATGGCCCAGCAGGCCGTCGGCGGTCAGGTCGCCGAAGGCGTCATGTCGTGTCAGTCCATCAGGGAACTCGCTCGCGGGGTCGGGGTCGACATGCCGATCACGGACGCGATGTTCCGGGTGTGCCACGAAGGGATGAACCCGGCGCGCGTCGGCGCCGAACTGCTGGGGAGGCAGCAAAAGCACGAGTGGTCCTGACCAGGCTGCCTTCCGGGTTCCGTCACGGGGATGCCCGCCGTCAGGCGGCGGCATCCACGGACTGGAATCGGTTTGACGGCGAGCGCCGCTGCTGGTTCGCTTGGCGGCGTGTTGACGCGATCCATGACAGGGCGCCGGGGTGACTCCGACCTCCGGCGCGTCGTGCTCGCACCGTGTCCTTGTGGCCACTGCTGTCCGTGTCGGTGACAACGCCCGCACGCCTGTTTCCCTCGCTTCGCTTTCCCACTCAGCTCTTCAAGGACACCATTTCCATGTTTGCCGTTCCCGAGAACACTGTCAGTACCGCCGTGTCGCCGACCGCCGCGAATCCGCTGCTGCGCCACCCCGTGCGCACCGCGCTGGAGTTCGCGGCCGACAGGGAGCGCTGGCGCAACATCCTTCGCTACGACCCGGACGAGCGGTTCGCCTCGTTGCTCGAACGCACCGCCGACCAGGAGGTGTGGCTGCTGAGCTGGCTTCCCGGCCAGGAGGCGGAACCACACGACCACGGTCTGACGACGGGCGCGTTCACCGTCGTGAGCGGTCAGCTCACCGAGACGGTGACCCGTAAGACCGTCGAAGGCAGGGTGCTGACTGAGGTGCACACGCCCTCGGCCGGTCAGTCTCGCGTCTTCGGGCCGGGCTACGTGCACCAGGTACGCAACACCGGCCCCGATCCCGCGATCAGCGTGCACGTCTACCGGGCAGGCGGGCGCACCATCCGGCCCTACCGGTTGGATCCCGTCGAAGGCCCGCTTCCCGGCACGCCCTAGCTGTATTTGGTGCCTGCGCGGCTCGCGACGTGTTCCGGCACCGGGGTGGAGCGGGGAACGTACTCGGCCGTGACCGGTGAGCCGAAGCCGGTGTGCACCGGAAGTACCCCCGCCCACACGTCCGTCGTGCCGAGGTCTTCCGGTTCCTCGCCGGGGCCCTCCGCCCTCATTTTCACCGAAGCCTCGGCGAGGTCGAGCGCCAGCACGGTCACCGAGGCCAGTTCCTTCGCGCTGGCTTCGCGGGCGTAATTCCATGAACCGGGGGAGAGTTGATCGGTGATGACCTTGAGGCCGTGTTCCTTCTCGGCACCGGCGAGCGGCCTCGCCCTGCCGTGCACGACCGCGCACCGGTAGTTCATGGAGTGATTGTTCAGCGAGCGCGCGTACACGATCCCGTCGAGAATCGTCACCGTCACGCACACGTCGACCCCTTCGGCGGCTTCCCTGAGATTGCCCGCCCCGGTCGAGCCGTGAAAATAGAGTGTGTCGCCGTCGCGGCCGTAGCCGGTCGGCAATACGACGGGAGACCCGTGCAGGACAAGGCCGAGATGGCAGACGAGAGCGTTGTCGAGTACGTCGTAGAGCGCGGACCGCTCGTGGGCGGCGCGGTGTTTCTTGCGGGTCAGCGTGCTGCGCGGGGTGGCTGACAGTGCTGGCGTTTCGGGCATACCGGCACGGTTCCACGATTAATGGCATCCTGGAACGGCCACCATTGAAGAGAAATGGGAGGCCACTTTGGCCGTCATCGACACCGCACTCCCGGTCGCGCTCGACCGTACCTCCGAAACGCCGCTCGCGGTACAGCTCGCCGATGCCCTGCGCGCGTCCGCCTCGACGGGGCATCTCCGTGGCGGCGACCGGCTTCCCTCGACGCGCGCGCTCGCCGACCGGCTCGGCGTGAGCAGGACGGTGACCTCGGCGGCCTACGAACAACTGCATGCCGAGGGCTGGATTCTCGGCAGGCACGGCTCCGGCACCTACGTCACCACCTCTCCTCCCTCCGGCCGTCCCGAGCGAAGGGCCGTCGTCGCGGGCGAGGAACCACCGTCGAACCTGCTGGTGCTCGCGCCAGGACTGCCGTGGGCGGAAGGACTCGACAAGGCGGCGTGGCGCAGGGCGTGGCGCGCTGCCTCGGACACCGCGCCCTCCTGGTACGCGCAGCGTTCGGGACTTCCCGAATACCGCGCCGCCATCGCGGAGCACCTGCTGCGCCACCGTGGGCTCGACGCCGGCACCGAGTCGGTGCTCGCGACGGGAGGAACGACGGCGGCCGTCATCGAACTCGCCGCCGCCGTGCTGCGTCCAGGCGACCTCGTCGCCATCGAGGAACCCGGATATCAGCGCGCGGTGCACGCCTTCCGCAGGGCGGGGATGCGGGTCGTCGGCGCGGCCGTCGACGCGGAGGGGCTGCGGCCGGACACCGTGCCCGACGGCGTGAGGGCGGTGTACTGCTCGCCCGCGCACCAGTATCCGATGGGCGGCAGGATGAGCGCGGCTCGCAGGGTCGAACTCGTCGAAAGGGCCCGGGCCGAGGACTTCCTCGTCGTCGAGGACGACTACGACGGTGAGTTGCGTTACGACGTCGCCCCGTTGCCGTTGCTGGCCGCGCTCGCTCCCGATGTCGTCGCCCACCTCGGAACCACGAGCAAGATCCTCACCCCGACGCTAGGCGCGGGCTGGATGGTCGCGCCTTCCTCGGTGACCTCCGCGGTGCTGGAGTACCGCGAGGTGACGGGGACGAGGCCATCGCACGCGGGGCAGCGGGTGATCGTCGAGCTGGCGCGGCACGGCGATCTCGGCAGGCATCTGCGCAGGCTGCGCAGGGAATTGTCGGAGCGAAGATCCATGCTCGTCGGCGCGTTCGGCAAGGCGGGCATCCCGGTGCTCGGCGACGACGCGGGAGCGCATCTCGTGGTGCCGCTCGCCTCGGCCGAGGACGAGAGAGAGCGGCTCGCGTCGGCGAAGCGCAGGGGTTTGCTGCTCGACGGGCTCGGCAGGCACTTTGCCCGCACCCCTTCCACCTTCGGTGTGGCGGTCGGCTACGCGGGCTGTTCACGGGAGGCGCTGCGGGACTCGCTCGGGGTGCTCGTCGACTTGTTGCGAGTGAAGCCCCGGTAGGGTGACCGGCCATGAGTAGCCGCAAGACGCGAGTGGCCGTTGTGTTCGGTGGCCGCAGCACCGAGCACACCATCTCCTGTGTTTCCGCGGGTAGCGTGCTGGCGAACCTCGATCCCGACCGGTTCGAGGTCGTTCCCATCGGCATCACGAGGGCCGGTGGCTGGGTGCTGGGTACGAGCGATCCGAAGGCGCTGGAAATCCAGGGCGGCGAGCTGCCGACGGTGGAAACGGGCAAGGCACTCGTGCTGGCCGGCGACCCGACGAGCAACGGCGTCGTCAGCGTCGAGCCCGGCAGGGAAACCGAACTGCTCGGCACCGTCGACGTGGTGTTCCCCGTGCTGCACGGTGCTTTCGGCGAGGACGGCACCATCCAGGGGCTGCTGGAGATGGCCGACATTCCTTACGTGGGTGCCGGTGTGCTCGCCAGTGCCGCGGCCATGGACAAGGAGTACGCCAAGAAACTGCTTGCCGCCGAAGGGCTTCCGGTCGGCAGCTACGCGACCGTCCGGCGTGGACGATCCACACTGGACGAGGCGGAACGGGAGCGGCTGGGACTGCCCGTGTTCGTCAAGCCCGCGAGGGCGGGCTCCTCCATCGGGATCAGCAAGGTCACCGCGTGGGAGCAACTTGACGACGCGATCGCGCTGGCGAGGCAGACCGACCCCAAGGTGCTCGTCGAAGCCGCCGTCACGGGCCGCGAGGTCGAGTGCGGTGTGCTGGAGTTCCCCGACGGCAGGGTCGAGGCATCGCTGCCCGCCGAGGTCAGGGTTCTCGCCGAGGGCGCCGACGCCTGGTACGACTTCGAGACCAAGTACCTCGGCGAGGACGCCGAGCTGGACATCCCGGCCAAACTCGACGATTCCATCGTCGAGCGGCTGAGGGAGGCCGCGGTGCGGGCCTTCGGAGCGCTCGACTGTCAGGGACTGGCCAGGGTGGACTTCTTCGTCGGGGGCGACGGCGAGTTGATCATCAACGAGGTCAACACCATGCCGGGTTTCACGACCACATCGGCCTACCCCAAGATGTGGGCCGTCACCGGCCTCGATTACCCGAGTCTGCTCGCCACGCTGGTGGAGACCGCGATCGCGAGGGGAACGGGCCTGCGCTGACCCGCCGGTAGCGGGGGAGCTTTGCTATCGCGGAACGGCAGCAAAGCTCCCCCGCTACCGGAGCCAGTGGGTCAGTCGAACCGGAGCGGCGTTTCCGGCAACGTCGTGCCGACGATGTCGGAGATGAGTTGCAGCGGCCCCGTCCCGGTGTCCGGAGGCACGGTCAGTGCGACGTAGACGGGCCGGTCGATCACGTACCAGGTCGCGGTGCCGTCCTCGGCCGGTACCTGGAGCCAGGTCACGTCGTTGATCGCCCTCGTGTCGGACGTTCGCGTCAGCTCGGGCGGGCGGTCCAGCCCGCACCGCAGCACGACGGGGTTGTCGAAACCCCATGCCGCCGTCGCGTCAGGGGCGGGTTCGGCGAGTTCCCGCTTCGGGAGCGCTTCGCCAGCCGATTCCAGTTCGCGGGGCAGTTCGGCGAGCAGCGAGGCGCACTCCGGCGAATCGGCGTCCGGCGCCGGAATGGACACCAGCGGCAGCGGGCCCCGCTGCGCGGGCTGGTCCTGAGAAGGAGCGGCGGAATCGCCGGAATCTCCGGTATCGCCGGAGGTCAGCCCGAAAAAGCCGACCACGACGGCGAGACCGGCCGCGAGCGCGGCGGCGATGACGATCAGCACACGGGGCGGCGCACCGGTATCGGACACGCCGCCATGACACCACAGGGTCAGAGATGAACCACGGGGCAGGTCAGGGTGCGCGTGATGCCTTCCACATTCTGTACGTTCGCGACGACGAGCTGACCCAGTTCGTCGACGTTGTCCGCGGTCGCGCGCACGATCACGTCGTAGGGCCCCGTGACATCCTCAGAGCTGGTCACGCCGGGAATTCCGGCGATCTCGGAGGCGACGGTAGCTGCCTTGCCTACCTCGGTCTGAATGAGGATGTATGCGTGGACCACGGCGCGCCCCTCCGCGTAGTTGGCTGACGAAAGCTCAAGATAGGACCGTTGAAGAAACGTACCCCAGCTTTGCGGTGCTCGGATATCTGAGCATGTCGGTAGCACTTCAGTAAATCACCGGAGGTGTGTGTGGACGACCACGCGGCGGAAGACAGAACGACGAGAGAGTCCGCCGCCGAAGGCGGTGCCACGGTGGCCTCCGTCGGCGAGTTCGGGTTGATCAGGCAGGTCACCGAGGGCAGGACCCAGCCTTCGACGACCCTGCTCGGTCCAGGCGACGACGCCGCGGTCGTCGCCGCGCCGGACGGCAGGGTCGTCGTGTCGACGGACGTGCTGGTGCAGGGAGTGCACTTCCGGCTCGACTGGTCGAGCGCGGAGCAGGTGGGCCGCAAGGCGGTCGCGGTGAATCTCGCCGACATCGCGGCCATGGGCGCCGTCCCCACCTCGGTGGTCGTCGGCCTCGCCTGCCCTTCCGACACGAAGGCCGCGCTGGTGAACGAACTTGTCGATGGCCTCGCGGCGGAGGCGGAGCGCGCGAGGGTTGGGCTCGTCGGCGGCGACATGGTCACGGCCGACCAGTTCGTGATCAGCATCACGGCGCTCGGCGACCTCGGTGGCAGGGCTCCGGTCACGCGGTCCGGCGCGCGGCCGGGCGACGTCGTCGCGGTGTGCGGGCGGCTCGGCTGGGCCGCGGCCGGTCTCGCCGTGCTCGGGAGGGGCTTTCGCTCACCGGTCGGTGTCGTCAACGCGCAGCGCTTCCCCGAGCCGCCTTACTCGGCGGGGCCCTCGGCGGCGATCGCGGGCGCCACGGCCATGATCGACGTGTCGGACGGGCTGCTCGCCGACCTCGGCCACCTCGCGGAGTCGTCGCGGGTCGGCATCGACGTGCACACCGACCGGCTGCCTGTCCCTCGCAAACTCACCGACGTGGGCTCCGCGCTCGGCGCCGATCCGATGCGGTGGATCCTCACCGGTGGTGAGGATCACGCGCTGGCGGCGACCTTCCCCTCGTTCACCGATCTGCCGGAAGGCTGGCAGCGCATCGGCGACGTATTGATGCCCGACACGGGAATCACGGTCGACGGAGCCCCCTACGAACAGGAAACGGGTTGGGAGCATTGGCGCTGATCGGGTTTGATGGAGGCCGTGGACATTCGCGTTCTCGCCTTCGATCACCCCGACTCCGTGAAGCTCATCGACCTGGTGCAGCAGGAGTACGTGACGCGGTACGGCGACCCCGACGTGACCCCCGTCGATCCCGCCGAGTTCGCGGCTCCGCACGGGATCTTCCTCGTCGGCTACCTCGACGGCGTGCCGGTCGCCTGTGGTGGCTGGCGGGCGCACGACGGCCCCGCGCCCGAATTCCGGAGGGGCGACGCCGAACTCAAGCGCATGTTCGTCACGCTTCCCGCGCGGGGCAAGGGATTCGCCCGCGCGATGCTCGCCGAGCTCGAACGCACCGCTCGCGAGGCCGGCCGGAGGCGATGCGTGCTGGAGACCGGCACCAGGCAGCCGGAAGCCATCGCGCTGTACCGTTCCTCGGGCTACACCGGCATCCCCAAGTTCGGTGTCTACCGGAACGACGCGGAAAGCCTGTGCCTCGCGAAGGAATTCGGCGCGGCGCGGCAGGGGTGAGAGGAAAGGACGGGTACCGGCGATGCCGATCTACGCACTCGGAGACCTGGAACCGGACATCCATCCCGACGCCTACGTCCATCCCGACGCGACGGTGATCGGCGACGTCCGGATCGGCCCGCACGCCTCGGTGTGGCCGCAGACGGTACTGCGCGGCGACAACGGCTACATCGAACTGGGCGCGAGGTCCAACATCCAGGACGGCTGCGTCGTGCACTGCACCCGTGCCGATCCCACGGTTCTCGGTCCCGGTTCGGCCATCGGGCACGCCGTGCACGTCGAGGGCGCCCGCATCGGATCGAACTGCCTCATCGCCTCTGGTTCCGTCGTGCTCAACGGAAGCGTCATCGAGGACGGTGGCATGGTCGGCGCCGGTGCCGTGCTGTCCTACAACGGGCACGTGCCGCCGGGCCACATCGCGCTGGGTGTTCCGGCGAAGATCAGGGAGAACACGTCGTTCGGTGCCGAGCAGATCACGCGCGTGGTCGAGAGCTACGTCGGCCGCGCGGCCAGGTTCAAGAAGGAACTGCGCAGGCTGGACTGAGCAGGCCGGGTGGGGGACACCCGTGCGGGTGCCGACCGCTAGGCTCGCTTGCCGTGACCGCACGACCGCTGACCGACATCATCGACGCGGGCTGGGCACGCGCCCTCGCCCCCGTCGAGGACAAGATCGCCGCGATGGGCGAGTTCCTGCGTGCCGAGGTGGCGGCGGGAAGGAAGTACCTGCCTGCCGGTGACCACATTCTGCGTGCGTTCACGCAGCCGTTCGCCGGTGTCAGGGTGCTCATCGTCGGGCAGGACCCCTACCCGACACCCGGCCACCCGATCGGCCTTTCCTTCGCCGTCGCTCCCGATGTCAGGCCACTGCCCAAGAGCCTGGTCAACATCTACAAGGAGTACTGCGACGACCTCGGCCATCCCGCGCCGTCCAACGGTGACCTGACTCCGTGGACGGAACAGGGTGTGGTGCTGCTCAACAGGGCGCTGACCGTGGCGCCGGGACGCCCCAACTCACACCAGGGCAAGGGCTGGGAAGACATCACCGAGCAGGCCATCCGCGCGCTCGCCGCGAGGGACGAGCCCATGGTGGCCATCCTGTGGGGCAGCAACGCGCGCAAGCTCAAGCCGCTGCTGGGGCAGGTGCCCAGCGTCGAATCGGTGCATCCGAGTCCCTTGTCCGCGCACAACGGGTTCTTCGGGTCCCGCCCGTTCAGCAAGGCCAACGCGCTGCTCGAACAGCAGGGCGCCGCACCCATCGACTGGAAACTGCCCTAGCCCTCGTTTCACGGTCGGCTTGGGTGGCGGTGCCGGTAGCGGAACCCGAGGACGCGCACAGCGAAAGGCCCGGTGGACGATGCGTCCACCGGGCCTTTCGCGGGAAATACTGGGGCGTCTGCCCGAACGATTCAGCCCCTGACGACCTTGCCGGCCTTGAGGCAGGAGGTGCACACGTTCAGGCGCTTCTTCTGGGAAAGCCCGATCTTGGCGTGCACGGTCTGGATGTTCGGGTTCCACCGGCGGTTGGTACGCCGGTGAGAGTGCGAGACCGACTTGCCGAAGCCCGGCCCCTTGCCACAGACGTCGCACACGGCAGCCACGTCGAACACTCCTCGAAGATTGGGGTACAAGAACCCGCCCGGAAGGTTCACCGGGCAACTCGACCAGGGTAGCCGGTGCGCTCCCGGCTTTCGCATCCGGGTCGCTACCCTCGCGGACAACCCCTGACGGTCGATCCCCGGAGTGGAGAAGGATACGCCGTGCTGGCCTTGGACGTGGTGGCGGTGCGCGCGTGGGCCGCCGCGTGCGTGCGGAGCCTGAGCGCGCTGCGGTCCGACATCGACGGCATCAACGTGTACCCCGTCGCCGACTCCGACACCGGCTCGAATCTGCTGCACACGCTCACCGCCGCGAACACCGCGCTCACGCGGGCACAGGGGGTGGAATCCGCGGGCGAGGCGCTGCGGGTGCTCGCCGGTGGCGCGGTCGCCGAGGCGCGGGGCAATTCCGGAGTCATCATGTCCCAGGTGCTGCGCGGGTTCGCCGAGTCGGCGGGCGGGTTCGCCGAGGTCGACGGGGCGCGGCTGGCGGCGGCCCTTCGCGCGGCTGACCGGTTCGCGACGAGCGCGGTGGCCCGCCCCGTCGCGGGAACCATGCTCAGCGTGCTGCACGCCGTCGCCGTCGCGACGCGTGACGCGACGGTCACCGAGGTGGTCACCGCCGCGGCGGAGACGGCGGCCGACGCGTTGGAGGAGACCCCGCACCAGCTCGCCGTACTGGCGAGGGCCGGTGTCGTCGACGCGGGCGGCAGGGGGCTCGTCGCCGTGCTCGACGCGCTGGTGGGCGTCGTGACCGGAGCCGATCACCAGCCGTGGCACGCGGTGGAGGCACACGTGCCTTCGTCGCCGAAGCCGGTGGCGTGGGAGGTCATGTACCTGCTCGCCGACGCGCGGGAGGACGCGCTGCCTTCCTTGCGCAGGGCGTTGTCGGGGCTCGGTGACAGCGTGACCGTCGCGGGCGACGGCGCGGGCAACCACGCGGTACATGTGCACTGCGCCGACATCGGCGCCGCCCTTGAGGCGGGTCTCCTGCACGGCAGGCCGCACAGTGTGCGGGTCGAGCCGCTCATGACACCGGCGCCGGAGGACACGACGCTTGCCGCGGGTGAGCGGGCCGTCGTCGCCGTCGTGCACGGTGAAGGAGTCGCCGGCCTGATCGACGGCGAGGGGATCGCCGTGTTGCGGCTGGCGGCGGGAGAGCAGCCGGAGACCGAGGAGCTGATCGGGCTCATCACCGAAACGGCGGCGGCACACGTCACCGTTCTGCCAGGCGGGGTCGAGCTGACCGCGGCTGCCGAGCGGATCGCGGGCCACCCCACCCTGGAGGGCAAGGACGTCGTCGTGGTGCCGTGTGCCTCGCCGGTTCAGGTGCTTTCCGCGCTGGCCGTGCACGATCCGGGCCGCAAGGTGGGTGCCGACGTCGTCGCGATGGCGGAGGCCGCCGCCGCGACGAGGCGGGGTGATCTCGTTGTGGCGCAAGAGGAATCCATCACCTGGGTGGGCCGAGCGCAGGCCGGTGACGTGGTCGGGCTCGTCGACGGCGAGGTGGTGCTCATCGAGCGGGCCGAGCGCGTCGCGGAGGCGGCGGGTGCCGTGCTCGAACGGATGCTGGTCGTCGGAGGGGAGCTGGTCACGCTGCTCACCGGCGAGGGGGCGCCTCCCGGTATCGAGGAGTCCGTCGCGGCTCATCTGCGGGCCGTGCACCCGGAGGTCGAACTGGTGTGCTATTCCGGTGGGCAGACGGACGCGCTGTTGCTGATGGGGGTCGAGTGACCGAGTTGCACGACAAGCTGACCGGGGTGGTCGGCGCGAAGGCCGCGGGAGCGCTGGCCAAATCGCTGGACATCCACACCGTCGCCGACCTGCTCAGGCACTATCCGCGCCGGTACGCGCGCAGGGGCGAGCTCACCGACATCGCCGGTCTCGAACTCGGCGAGCACGCGACCGTGCTGGCCAGGGTGGAGTCGGCGACGAAGAAGCCGATGCGCCAGCGCAAGGGCTCCATTCTCGAAGTCACCATCACCGACGGCAGGCGGCGGCTGTCCTGCGCGTTCTTCGGCAACCAGGCGTGGCGGGAAAGGGAACTGCGGCCCGGCAAGACCGGTCTGTTCGCGGGCAAGGTGACCGCGTTTCGCAACACCCTGCAACTGGCCAACCCCGAGTACGAGCTGATCGACCCCGACGATGATATGTCCACAATGGACGATTTCCTCGCCGAGATCATTCCCGTCTATCCCGCCGCGCAAGGGATCCAGTCCTGGACCATCGGTTACGCGGTGCGGCAGGTGCTCGCGACGCTGGAGGACGGCGACGACCCGGTGCCCTCCTGGCTGCGCGAGGAGCATCAGCTCGACGATCTCTACGAGGCGTTGCGGCAGATCCACCGGCCGGAGAGTTTCGAGCAGCTCGACTCCGCGAGGGAACGGCTCAAGTGGGACGAGGCGCTTGCCGTCCAGCTCATCTTCGCTCAGCGCAGGTATTCCACGATCTCGCGGCCCGCGCCGTCCTGCCCCGTCGTGCCGGACGGGGTCGCCGCGGCCTTCGACGGGAAGCTGCCCTTCGAGCTGACGAAGGGGCAGCGGGAGGTCGGTTCGGCCGTCGCGGCCGATCTGGCCACTGAGCATCCGATGAACCGCCTGCTACAGGGTGAGGTCGGCAGCGGCAAGACCATCGTCGCGCTGCGGGCCATGCTCCAGGTGGTCGACGCGGGGCGGCAGGCCGCGCTGCTCGCGCCGACGGAAGTGCTGGCAGCGCAGCACGCCCGTTCGCTGCGCGAGATGCTTGGCGATCTCGGCATGGCGGGGGAGCTGGGCGCTGCCGACAAGTCGACCCGTATCACCCTGCTCACCGGATCGATGTCGGCAAAGGAACGCAAGCAGGCGCTGCTCGACGCCGCGAGCGGCGCGGCGGGCATCGTCGTCGGAACGCACGCGCTCATCCAGGATCACGTCTCGTTCGCCGATCTCGCCTTCGTCGTGGTCGACGAGCAGCACCGTTTCGGCGTCGAGCAGCGGGACGCGCTGCGGTCGAGAGGGGCGAACTCGACGAGTCCGCACGTGCTGGTCATGACGGCGACCCCCATCCCGAGGACGGTCGCGATGACCGTCTACGGCGACCTTGAGGTGTCCTCGCTGCGGGAACTGCCCGCTGGGCGTTCGCCGATCTCCACGAGCGTCGTGCCCGTCGCCGAGAAACCGGCGTGGCTCGACAGGGCGTGGCAGCGGGTGACCGAGGAGGTCGGCAAGGGACACCAGGCGTACGTGGTGTGCCCGAGGATCGGCGACGAGCCGCCGTCGGACAAGAGCGACAAGCGCCCAGCCATCGCGGTGCTCGATCTCGTTCCCCAGCTCGAACAGGGACCGCTGCGCGGGCTGCGGATCGGGGTCCTGCACGGGAGGCTGCCGGGCGAGGAGAAGGACGCGGTGATGCGTGCTTTCGCGGCGGCCGAGATCGACGTGCTGGTGGCGACGACGGTGATCGAGGTCGGCGTGAACGTGCCCAACGCGACGCTCATGGCGATCATGGACGCCGACCGGTTCGGGGTGAGCCAGCTCCACCAGTTGCGCGGCAGGGTCGGCAGGGGCAGCGTGCCGGGGTTGTGCCTGCTCGTCACCGAGGCCCTCGACGGTACGAGCACGAGGGCGAGGCTCGCCGCGGTCGAGTCGACGCTCGACGGGTTC comes from the Prauserella marina genome and includes:
- a CDS encoding lysophospholipid acyltransferase family protein is translated as MADREKGGFWVAAAAVLFYPLTWMGRSDYRGAERIPATGPALLVMNHVSHLDPAVDAVFVHRNRRVPRFMAKESLTKIPVFGKILLGSGGIPVSRGTSEAGDSLKAAHDTLSDGKIVLIYPEGTITKDPDGWLKRSYTGVARLALQNDVPVIPVARWGTQKIWNGYTKKFRPFPRKTVVHSVGEPVDLSAYRAKEPTSAVLREVTDLLMAEVLALLAEVRGEQPPSKPPATAPPAEPGDQDEKAEQAKEDGA
- a CDS encoding NAD(P)H-dependent glycerol-3-phosphate dehydrogenase; translated protein: MTVQSVTVLGAGSWGTTFAKVLADAGRDVTMWARRPEVAAEIREEHTNNGYLPGVVLPGRVTATDDAALALDGAQAVVLAVPSQSLRANLTAWRSLLPREAILVSLAKGVELGTLKRMSEVIGEIAGVRSDDVVVVSGPNLAKEIARQQPAAAVFACADHDKAVAVQQASFNSYFRPYTNTDVVGCELGGACKNVIALSCGMAAGLGFGANTMATLITRGLAETARLGSKLGADPLTFAGLAGVGDLVATCASPLSRNRTFGELLGRGETVAMAQQAVGGQVAEGVMSCQSIRELARGVGVDMPITDAMFRVCHEGMNPARVGAELLGRQQKHEWS
- a CDS encoding cysteine dioxygenase produces the protein MFAVPENTVSTAVSPTAANPLLRHPVRTALEFAADRERWRNILRYDPDERFASLLERTADQEVWLLSWLPGQEAEPHDHGLTTGAFTVVSGQLTETVTRKTVEGRVLTEVHTPSAGQSRVFGPGYVHQVRNTGPDPAISVHVYRAGGRTIRPYRLDPVEGPLPGTP
- a CDS encoding pyridoxamine 5'-phosphate oxidase family protein — its product is MPETPALSATPRSTLTRKKHRAAHERSALYDVLDNALVCHLGLVLHGSPVVLPTGYGRDGDTLYFHGSTGAGNLREAAEGVDVCVTVTILDGIVYARSLNNHSMNYRCAVVHGRARPLAGAEKEHGLKVITDQLSPGSWNYAREASAKELASVTVLALDLAEASVKMRAEGPGEEPEDLGTTDVWAGVLPVHTGFGSPVTAEYVPRSTPVPEHVASRAGTKYS
- a CDS encoding PLP-dependent aminotransferase family protein, which produces MAVIDTALPVALDRTSETPLAVQLADALRASASTGHLRGGDRLPSTRALADRLGVSRTVTSAAYEQLHAEGWILGRHGSGTYVTTSPPSGRPERRAVVAGEEPPSNLLVLAPGLPWAEGLDKAAWRRAWRAASDTAPSWYAQRSGLPEYRAAIAEHLLRHRGLDAGTESVLATGGTTAAVIELAAAVLRPGDLVAIEEPGYQRAVHAFRRAGMRVVGAAVDAEGLRPDTVPDGVRAVYCSPAHQYPMGGRMSAARRVELVERARAEDFLVVEDDYDGELRYDVAPLPLLAALAPDVVAHLGTTSKILTPTLGAGWMVAPSSVTSAVLEYREVTGTRPSHAGQRVIVELARHGDLGRHLRRLRRELSERRSMLVGAFGKAGIPVLGDDAGAHLVVPLASAEDERERLASAKRRGLLLDGLGRHFARTPSTFGVAVGYAGCSREALRDSLGVLVDLLRVKPR
- a CDS encoding D-alanine--D-alanine ligase family protein gives rise to the protein MSSRKTRVAVVFGGRSTEHTISCVSAGSVLANLDPDRFEVVPIGITRAGGWVLGTSDPKALEIQGGELPTVETGKALVLAGDPTSNGVVSVEPGRETELLGTVDVVFPVLHGAFGEDGTIQGLLEMADIPYVGAGVLASAAAMDKEYAKKLLAAEGLPVGSYATVRRGRSTLDEAERERLGLPVFVKPARAGSSIGISKVTAWEQLDDAIALARQTDPKVLVEAAVTGREVECGVLEFPDGRVEASLPAEVRVLAEGADAWYDFETKYLGEDAELDIPAKLDDSIVERLREAAVRAFGALDCQGLARVDFFVGGDGELIINEVNTMPGFTTTSAYPKMWAVTGLDYPSLLATLVETAIARGTGLR
- a CDS encoding DUF3515 domain-containing protein → MSDTGAPPRVLIVIAAALAAGLAVVVGFFGLTSGDTGDSGDSAAPSQDQPAQRGPLPLVSIPAPDADSPECASLLAELPRELESAGEALPKRELAEPAPDATAAWGFDNPVVLRCGLDRPPELTRTSDTRAINDVTWLQVPAEDGTATWYVIDRPVYVALTVPPDTGTGPLQLISDIVGTTLPETPLRFD
- a CDS encoding Lrp/AsnC family transcriptional regulator, yielding MVHAYILIQTEVGKAATVASEIAGIPGVTSSEDVTGPYDVIVRATADNVDELGQLVVANVQNVEGITRTLTCPVVHL